A DNA window from Drosophila biarmipes strain raj3 chromosome 2R, RU_DBia_V1.1, whole genome shotgun sequence contains the following coding sequences:
- the LOC108026901 gene encoding charged multivesicular body protein 6-A has protein sequence MGALFGKSSKKTAPSRITDQDKAVLQLKQQRDRLKQYQKRIETQLENDRLLARKCLQQGRKDRAKLLLRKKKYQESLLTNADKQLENLEKLAADLEFAQVEMKVLDGLKAGNAALKKVHDMLDIDEVERIMDETREGIEKQQEIDAILTDVLTTQDEEDVLAELDALEAEEEQQKSVQLPEVPTEDLPTPAESESVEEVEKTKAISSKPKKVLVEA, from the exons ATGGGAGCTTTGTTTGGGAAAAGCAGCAAAAAGACGGCTCCTAGCCGGATTACCGACCAGGACAAGGCGGTGCTG CAATTGAAGCAACAGAGGGATCGCCTCAAGCAGTACCAAAAACGCATTGAGACGCAGTTGGAAAATGATCGACTTCTGGCCAGGAAGTGCCTGCAGCAGGGCCGCAAGGA CCGGGCCAAACTGCTGCTGCGCAAAAAGAAGTACCAGGAGAGCCTGCTCACCAATGCCGACAAGCAGCTGGAGAACCTGGAGAAGTTGGCCGCCGACCTGGAGTTCGCCCAGGTGGAGATGAAGGTGCTGGACGGCCTCAAGGCCGGCAATGCGGCTCTGAAGAAGGTGCACGACATGCTGGACATCGACGAGGTGGAACGAATCATGGACGAAACCCGCGAGGGCATCGAGAAGCAGCAGGAAATAGACGCCATACTGACGGATGTGCTGACCACGCAGGACGAGGAGGATGTGCTGGCCGAACTGGATGCCCTCGAGGCGGAGGAAGAGCAGCAGAAGAGTGTCCAGCTGCCCGAGGTGCCCACCGAGGATCTGCCGACCCCTGCCGAAAGCGAATCCGTCGAGGAGGTGGAAAAGACCAAAGCAATcagcagcaagcccaagaaaGTCCTGGTGGAGGCCTAG